The following are encoded together in the Streptomyces tsukubensis genome:
- a CDS encoding DEAD/DEAH box helicase, translating to MSPSEISELVRCSVVFVPADPARGGALAFWQPDGSPLPAIPSGDHGELDLALPDPGSADPGSTDTERRDGSDQDAPPLTAAVPVVLLPVRVALPVLTRARTFPSADRTAAFWGAAAVLALQFAARGLLLPGLSAGDHDAWRAGPLRSDDRERVRELAAAMPPEAHATPLPPADTGAYSDGASGGVGRGTATAPVMLPEPEHLLRAFLDAVADTLPRTPAAGLVTGGPAYAAVEPQHVPEQRGWAADVAAGHDAGVRLSLRVEVPGLGTKAADAGAFHAVLQVHSVGDTALVADAAHVWAGTGGAFGPRARMDALLALRRAARSWPPLAPLLSAAVPDTLELADEEVTDLLGPGARALAVAGVEVHWPKDLLRDLTATAVIGPSHPESGEETRPSDAGTPGAAGSDAPSFLTSDALLAFSWWFALGDRQLSRAELDTLAEASRPLVRLRDRWVLIDPEEARRARESQDRKVTPVDALSAVLTGSTEVGGRRVDVRPTGWLAALRDRLADPENPDVAAGVPQPAALRATLRDYQLRGLGWLTTMTSLGLGGCLADDMGLGKTITLIALHLHRGQEAATAGATLVVCPTSLMGNWQREIERFAPGTPVRRYHGPGRELGTPEDGEFVLTTYGTMRLDAARLSSQRWGMVVADEAQHVKNPYSATAKALRTIGAQARVALTGTPVENNLSELWALLDWTTPGLLGRLGTFRTTYARAVESGQDPAAAERLGRLVRPFLLRRRKSDPGIAPELPPKTETDRAVSLTPEQTGLYEAVVRETLAAISDADGMERRGLIVTLLTALKQICNHPAQYLKEERPTIPGRSGKLELLDELLDTILSEETGVLIFTQYVGMARLIERHLATRGVTTRFLHGGTPVAKREEMVQRFQDGEVPVFLLSLKAAGTGLNLTAAGHVIHYDRWWNPAVEAQATDRAYRIGQTQPVQVHRLIAEGTIEDRIADMLTRKQSLADAVLGSGEAALTELTDAELADLVELRGGTR from the coding sequence GTGTCACCCTCCGAGATCTCCGAACTCGTCCGCTGCTCCGTCGTCTTCGTGCCCGCCGACCCCGCCCGCGGCGGCGCCCTCGCGTTCTGGCAGCCGGACGGCTCGCCCCTACCCGCCATCCCGAGCGGTGACCACGGCGAACTCGATCTGGCGCTTCCCGATCCCGGTTCGGCCGATCCCGGTTCGACCGACACCGAAAGGCGGGACGGCAGCGACCAGGACGCGCCCCCTCTGACCGCCGCCGTACCAGTCGTTCTGCTCCCCGTGCGGGTCGCCCTGCCCGTCCTCACGCGGGCGAGGACGTTCCCTTCGGCCGACCGTACGGCGGCTTTCTGGGGTGCGGCCGCCGTACTCGCGCTCCAGTTCGCCGCCCGCGGGCTCCTGCTGCCCGGCCTCAGCGCGGGCGACCACGACGCGTGGCGCGCGGGGCCGCTGCGCTCCGACGACAGGGAACGCGTACGAGAGCTCGCCGCCGCGATGCCACCCGAGGCACACGCCACCCCGCTGCCCCCGGCCGACACGGGCGCGTACTCCGACGGAGCCTCGGGCGGGGTCGGCCGCGGTACCGCTACCGCACCCGTCATGCTCCCTGAGCCCGAACACCTGCTCCGCGCCTTCCTCGACGCCGTCGCCGACACTCTGCCCCGTACGCCCGCGGCCGGTCTCGTGACGGGCGGCCCCGCCTACGCGGCCGTCGAGCCGCAGCACGTCCCCGAGCAGCGCGGCTGGGCCGCCGACGTCGCCGCCGGGCACGACGCGGGTGTGCGCCTCTCGCTCCGTGTCGAGGTTCCGGGCCTTGGGACGAAGGCCGCGGACGCGGGGGCATTCCACGCGGTCCTCCAGGTCCACAGCGTCGGCGACACCGCCCTGGTGGCGGACGCCGCCCACGTATGGGCGGGCACCGGGGGCGCGTTCGGGCCTCGGGCGAGGATGGACGCCCTGCTCGCGCTGCGCAGGGCCGCTCGCTCCTGGCCGCCGCTGGCGCCGTTGCTGTCAGCCGCGGTACCCGACACCCTGGAACTGGCCGACGAGGAAGTCACCGACCTGCTGGGACCGGGGGCCCGCGCACTCGCCGTCGCCGGGGTCGAGGTGCACTGGCCGAAGGACCTCTTGCGAGACCTCACGGCCACCGCGGTCATCGGCCCCTCGCACCCCGAGAGCGGCGAGGAGACCCGCCCCTCGGACGCGGGGACGCCTGGGGCCGCCGGATCGGACGCCCCTTCCTTCCTCACCTCCGACGCGCTGCTCGCCTTCAGTTGGTGGTTCGCCCTGGGCGACAGGCAACTCTCACGCGCCGAACTCGACACCCTCGCCGAGGCGAGCCGTCCCCTTGTCCGTCTCCGCGACCGCTGGGTTCTCATCGACCCCGAGGAGGCCCGCCGCGCCCGCGAGAGTCAGGACCGCAAGGTCACACCCGTCGACGCGCTGAGCGCCGTGCTGACCGGTTCCACCGAGGTCGGGGGCCGCCGGGTCGACGTAAGGCCCACGGGGTGGCTCGCCGCCCTCAGGGACCGCCTCGCGGACCCCGAGAACCCCGACGTGGCAGCGGGTGTCCCTCAGCCGGCAGCTCTCAGGGCGACGCTGCGCGATTATCAGTTGCGCGGACTCGGCTGGCTCACCACCATGACATCGCTGGGTCTGGGTGGCTGCCTCGCCGACGACATGGGGCTCGGCAAGACCATCACGCTGATCGCGCTGCATCTGCACCGCGGGCAGGAAGCGGCCACCGCGGGGGCCACCCTGGTGGTCTGTCCCACCTCGCTGATGGGCAACTGGCAGCGGGAGATCGAGAGGTTCGCACCCGGCACGCCCGTACGTCGCTACCACGGTCCCGGGCGAGAACTGGGAACTCCGGAGGACGGAGAATTCGTTCTCACCACGTACGGGACCATGCGACTGGACGCGGCCAGGCTCTCCTCCCAGCGGTGGGGCATGGTCGTCGCGGACGAGGCGCAGCACGTCAAGAACCCGTACTCCGCCACGGCGAAAGCGCTGCGGACCATCGGGGCGCAGGCCCGAGTCGCCCTGACGGGCACCCCCGTGGAGAACAACCTGTCCGAGTTGTGGGCTCTCCTCGACTGGACGACACCGGGGCTGCTCGGCCGTCTCGGCACCTTCCGCACCACCTACGCGCGGGCGGTAGAGAGCGGCCAGGATCCGGCCGCCGCCGAGCGGCTGGGCCGGCTGGTACGCCCGTTCCTGCTGCGCAGGCGCAAGTCCGATCCCGGTATCGCGCCAGAACTGCCGCCCAAGACGGAGACCGACAGGGCCGTATCGCTCACACCGGAACAGACAGGCCTGTACGAGGCGGTGGTGCGCGAGACGCTGGCGGCCATCTCCGACGCCGACGGCATGGAGCGCCGGGGTCTGATCGTCACCCTGCTCACCGCTCTCAAGCAGATCTGCAACCACCCGGCGCAGTACCTCAAGGAGGAACGGCCCACGATCCCGGGGCGTTCGGGAAAGCTCGAACTGCTCGACGAACTCCTCGACACGATCCTGTCCGAGGAGACCGGAGTGCTGATCTTCACGCAGTACGTGGGCATGGCGCGGCTGATCGAACGGCATCTCGCGACCCGGGGCGTGACCACGCGGTTCCTGCACGGCGGGACCCCGGTGGCGAAGCGGGAGGAGATGGTCCAGCGCTTCCAGGACGGAGAAGTACCGGTCTTCCTGCTGTCCTTGAAAGCCGCGGGCACGGGGCTCAATCTGACGGCGGCGGGCCATGTCATCCATTACGACCGGTGGTGGAACCCTGCGGTGGAGGCGCAGGCGACCGACCGCGCCTACCGGATCGGGCAGACCCAACCCGTCCAGGTGCACCGCCTGATCGCCGAGGGGACGATCGAGGACCGAATCGCGGACATGCTGACGCGGAAGCAGTCGCTGGCCGACGCCGTACTGGGTTCCGGCGAGGCGGCGCTCACCGAACTGACCGACGCCGAACTCGCCGATCTGGTCGAGCTGCGGGGAGGAACACGATGA
- a CDS encoding fatty acid desaturase family protein, whose protein sequence is MTHVATAAAAPSARGSGGAPSVSPSAGSEFSPLLRTVKGQGLLDRRKGWYTLAIAVNALTLAAVVTGIVLIGDSWWTLLLAVPLAVFSSRTAFIGHDAGHAQISSDRGVGRLLGLIHGNLLLGMSCAWWNDKHNRHHANPNHVEKDPDVKADVLVFSVDQVLERRGFRRWLTRHQAWLFFPLTLLEGVALKVYGFQDLRRQAPRERLVEGALLLLHVAAYATLLLTVLSPGKAVAFVAIHQALFGLHLGMAFAPNHKGMEMPDPDSAERWGHLRRQVLTSRNIRGGPLTDWFLGGLNYQIEHHLFPSMPRPHLRLVQPMVRAHCRDLGIPYAETGLVESYRQALGYMHEVGEPLREM, encoded by the coding sequence ATGACCCACGTGGCCACGGCAGCCGCAGCACCCAGCGCACGCGGGTCCGGCGGCGCACCGTCCGTATCCCCCTCCGCCGGGAGTGAGTTCAGTCCGCTGCTGCGGACCGTCAAAGGGCAGGGCCTCCTGGACCGGCGCAAGGGGTGGTACACACTGGCCATCGCCGTCAACGCCCTGACGCTCGCCGCCGTCGTCACGGGCATTGTCCTCATCGGTGACTCCTGGTGGACGCTGTTGCTCGCGGTGCCGCTCGCGGTCTTCTCGTCCCGCACCGCCTTCATCGGGCACGACGCGGGACACGCCCAGATCTCCAGCGACCGCGGGGTCGGGCGGCTCCTCGGGCTCATCCACGGCAATCTGCTGCTCGGTATGAGCTGTGCCTGGTGGAACGACAAACACAACCGCCACCACGCCAACCCCAATCACGTGGAGAAGGACCCCGACGTCAAGGCGGACGTGCTGGTCTTCTCCGTCGACCAGGTCCTGGAGCGCAGAGGCTTCAGGCGCTGGCTCACCCGCCACCAGGCCTGGCTGTTCTTCCCCCTGACTCTGCTCGAAGGCGTCGCGCTCAAGGTCTACGGCTTCCAGGATCTGCGCAGGCAGGCACCGCGCGAGCGTCTGGTCGAGGGGGCGCTTCTGCTGCTGCACGTCGCCGCCTACGCGACGCTGCTCCTCACCGTCCTGTCGCCGGGCAAGGCCGTCGCCTTCGTCGCGATCCACCAGGCGCTGTTCGGCCTGCACCTCGGGATGGCCTTCGCCCCCAACCACAAGGGCATGGAGATGCCTGACCCGGACAGCGCGGAGCGCTGGGGACATCTGCGCAGGCAGGTGCTGACGTCACGCAACATCAGGGGCGGACCGCTGACCGACTGGTTCCTCGGCGGCCTCAACTATCAGATCGAGCACCACCTCTTCCCGAGCATGCCGAGGCCGCATCTGCGACTCGTCCAGCCGATGGTCCGCGCCCACTGCCGTGACCTCGGCATTCCCTACGCCGAGACAGGGCTGGTCGAGTCCTACCGTCAGGCTCTCGGGTACATGCACGAGGTCGGCGAGCCGCTGCGGGAGATGTAG
- a CDS encoding class I SAM-dependent methyltransferase — MSGMSHDHDHTHVQEFFSARAADWDSRFPDDAPAYEAAVSELGLRPGDAVLDVGCGTGRALPPLRAAVGSAGTVLGADLTPAMLDAAVRAGRDGAGRLLVADAARLPLRTAVLEAVFAAGLIAHLPHPDEDLRELARVVVPGGRLALFHPIGRAALAARQGRRITPDDLRAEPRLRELLADSGWRLTSYTDVDDRFLALAVRLDAAPR; from the coding sequence ATGTCCGGCATGAGCCATGACCATGACCACACGCACGTCCAGGAGTTCTTCTCCGCCCGCGCGGCGGACTGGGACTCTCGATTCCCCGACGACGCTCCGGCCTACGAGGCCGCCGTCTCCGAACTCGGGCTCCGGCCCGGCGACGCGGTGCTCGACGTCGGGTGCGGTACGGGTCGCGCGCTGCCGCCGCTCCGGGCCGCCGTCGGCAGCGCGGGCACCGTACTCGGCGCGGACCTGACACCCGCGATGCTCGATGCGGCGGTCCGCGCGGGCAGGGACGGGGCCGGACGGCTGCTCGTCGCCGACGCGGCCCGGCTTCCGCTCCGTACGGCTGTCCTTGAGGCCGTTTTCGCCGCCGGGCTCATCGCCCATCTCCCGCACCCCGACGAGGACCTTCGCGAGTTGGCCAGGGTCGTGGTTCCCGGCGGGAGGCTCGCTCTCTTCCACCCCATCGGCAGAGCGGCCCTGGCGGCACGTCAGGGCCGGCGGATCACGCCTGACGATCTGCGGGCCGAGCCGCGGCTGCGTGAGCTGCTGGCCGACTCGGGCTGGCGGCTCACCTCGTACACCGACGTGGACGACCGCTTCCTGGCTCTGGCGGTACGTCTGGACGCCGCCCCGCGTTGA
- a CDS encoding NtaA/DmoA family FMN-dependent monooxygenase (This protein belongs to a clade of FMN-dependent monooxygenases, within a broader family of flavin-dependent oxidoreductases, the luciferase-like monooxygenase (LMM) family, some of whose members use coenzyme F420 rather than FMN.) gives MSKPLKQIHLAAHFPGVNNTTVWSDPAAGSHIEFESFAHFARTAERAKFDFLFLAEGLRLREQGGKIYDLDVVGRPDTFTVLTALAAVTDRIGLTGTINSTFNEPYEVARQFASLDHLSAGRAAWNVVTSWDAFTGENFRRGGFLAQEDRYTRAKQFLTAAHTLFDSWRGDEIVADKETGRFLRDADAGSFHHRDEHFDIAGQFNVPRSPQGRPVIFQAGDSEEGREFAAATADAIFSRHSTLDAGKTFYTDVKGRLGRYGRTADELLILPSATFVLGDTDAEAHERAREVRRSQVSGQTAIKFLEQVWNRDLSAYDPDGPLPDIDPDTGEHTVARGRASVRMFRDPTATAREWRERAEAEGLSIRDLVIEAGNRQTFVGTAATVAETINSFVQADASDGFILVPHVTPGGLDEFADTVVPLLQERGVFRSEYEGTTLRDHLKIAVPEPGADRETAARTAS, from the coding sequence ATGAGTAAGCCTCTCAAGCAGATACATCTCGCGGCCCACTTCCCCGGCGTCAACAACACGACGGTGTGGAGCGACCCCGCGGCCGGCAGTCACATCGAGTTCGAGTCCTTCGCCCACTTCGCGCGCACAGCGGAGCGGGCGAAGTTCGACTTCCTCTTCCTCGCGGAGGGCCTGCGCCTGCGCGAGCAGGGCGGGAAGATCTACGATCTGGACGTCGTGGGGCGGCCGGACACCTTCACCGTGCTCACCGCGCTCGCCGCGGTCACCGACCGCATCGGCCTCACCGGCACGATCAACTCCACCTTCAACGAGCCGTACGAGGTGGCCAGGCAGTTCGCCAGCCTCGACCATCTGTCAGCGGGCCGCGCCGCGTGGAACGTCGTCACCTCGTGGGACGCCTTCACCGGTGAGAACTTCCGCCGTGGCGGCTTCCTCGCGCAGGAGGACCGCTACACCCGCGCCAAGCAGTTCCTCACGGCCGCGCACACGCTGTTCGACTCGTGGCGGGGCGACGAGATCGTCGCCGACAAGGAGACAGGGCGTTTCCTGCGGGATGCCGACGCCGGATCCTTCCACCACCGCGACGAGCACTTCGACATAGCCGGGCAGTTCAACGTTCCGCGCAGTCCGCAGGGACGTCCCGTCATCTTCCAGGCGGGCGACTCGGAGGAGGGGCGCGAGTTCGCAGCTGCCACGGCCGACGCCATCTTCAGCAGGCACAGCACCCTGGACGCGGGCAAGACGTTCTACACCGACGTGAAGGGCCGCCTCGGCCGGTACGGCAGGACCGCCGACGAGCTGCTCATCCTCCCCTCCGCGACCTTCGTCCTCGGGGACACGGACGCCGAAGCCCACGAACGGGCACGTGAGGTGCGGCGCAGCCAGGTCAGTGGTCAGACGGCCATCAAATTCCTTGAGCAGGTGTGGAACAGGGACCTGTCCGCCTACGACCCCGATGGACCGCTGCCCGATATCGATCCTGACACGGGCGAACACACGGTGGCGCGGGGCAGGGCCAGCGTCCGGATGTTCAGGGACCCGACAGCGACCGCGAGGGAGTGGCGCGAGCGCGCCGAGGCGGAAGGTCTCTCGATCCGCGATCTCGTGATCGAGGCCGGCAACCGGCAGACCTTCGTCGGCACGGCGGCCACGGTCGCCGAGACCATCAACTCCTTCGTCCAGGCCGACGCTAGCGACGGGTTCATCCTCGTCCCGCACGTCACCCCCGGTGGTCTCGACGAGTTCGCGGACACCGTGGTGCCCCTGCTCCAGGAGCGCGGAGTGTTCCGGTCCGAGTACGAGGGGACCACACTCCGCGACCACCTCAAAATCGCGGTGCCTGAGCCGGGCGCCGACCGGGAGACGGCGGCCCGAACCGCATCCTGA
- a CDS encoding LLM class flavin-dependent oxidoreductase, whose amino-acid sequence MPSSPPADPSSSSAAPPSSQPLHLAVALDGTGWHPASWREPGARPDDLLTAGFWTDAVLEAERGLLDFVTFEDSLSPQSSDRERLDGRTDQVRGRLDAVLVATRVAPVTRNIGLVPTVVATHTEPFHLSKAIATLDYVSGGRAGLRVKVSAAPHEAAHFGRREFPALRADELTAPRGQALVEELFDEAADYVEVVRRLWDSWEDDAEIRDAATGRFIDREKLHYIDFEGRHFSVKGPSITPRPPQGQPVVSALAHAPVPYRLVARSTDIGYVTPHDATEAAAIVLEVTAERERAGLGTEPLHIFGDLVVFLDPEPGSARARKERLDALDGSALTSDALVFTGTPSELADLLIEWQRAGLSGFRLRPGTVDHDLPAITRELVPELQERGAFRRSYEASTLRGLLGLSRPANRYASAQA is encoded by the coding sequence ATGCCCTCTTCCCCGCCCGCCGATCCGTCTTCCTCTTCCGCTGCCCCGCCGTCCTCGCAGCCGCTTCATCTCGCCGTCGCCCTCGACGGCACCGGCTGGCATCCCGCCTCCTGGCGGGAGCCAGGAGCACGCCCGGACGACCTGCTGACGGCGGGTTTCTGGACCGACGCCGTGCTTGAGGCCGAACGTGGGCTGCTCGATTTCGTGACGTTCGAGGACTCCCTGTCACCACAGTCGTCCGACCGGGAGCGCCTCGACGGACGCACCGACCAGGTCCGCGGGCGGTTGGACGCGGTACTCGTCGCGACCAGGGTGGCCCCGGTGACACGGAACATCGGACTGGTACCGACCGTGGTCGCCACCCACACCGAGCCCTTCCACCTCTCCAAGGCGATAGCCACCCTCGACTATGTGAGCGGTGGCCGTGCGGGACTCCGCGTCAAGGTCTCGGCCGCGCCTCACGAGGCGGCGCACTTCGGCCGCCGCGAATTCCCCGCGTTGCGGGCGGATGAACTCACCGCCCCGCGCGGGCAGGCACTGGTCGAAGAACTCTTCGACGAGGCCGCCGACTACGTGGAGGTCGTCCGCCGTCTCTGGGACAGCTGGGAGGACGACGCGGAGATCCGGGACGCGGCCACCGGACGCTTCATCGATCGCGAGAAGCTCCACTACATCGATTTCGAGGGGCGGCACTTCAGCGTCAAGGGCCCCTCGATCACACCGAGGCCGCCTCAGGGGCAGCCCGTGGTGAGCGCGCTCGCGCACGCCCCCGTCCCGTACCGGCTGGTGGCCCGTTCCACCGACATCGGCTACGTCACGCCGCACGACGCCACCGAGGCGGCAGCGATCGTCCTGGAGGTCACGGCGGAGCGTGAGCGGGCCGGGCTCGGCACGGAGCCCCTGCACATCTTCGGTGACCTGGTCGTCTTCCTCGACCCGGAGCCCGGCTCCGCGCGGGCCCGCAAGGAACGGCTCGACGCCCTCGACGGGTCCGCCCTCACCAGCGACGCTCTCGTCTTCACAGGCACCCCCTCAGAACTGGCCGATCTGCTGATCGAGTGGCAGCGGGCGGGACTGTCCGGCTTCCGGCTCCGCCCCGGCACCGTCGACCACGACCTGCCGGCCATCACCCGGGAACTGGTGCCCGAACTCCAGGAACGCGGTGCTTTCCGCCGCTCCTACGAGGCGAGCACCCTGCGCGGACTGCTCGGGCTGTCCCGTCCCGCCAACCGCTACGCCAGCGCCCAGGCCTGA
- a CDS encoding putative leader peptide has product MTTRRGESPRKRDPSAAVGRRGRTEEAAVRKVTGRRAVRALTPGGPRIRLYRRQHIDLLRVAGALCRP; this is encoded by the coding sequence GTGACCACCCGGCGGGGTGAGAGTCCCCGCAAGCGCGATCCCTCAGCGGCCGTGGGCCGTCGGGGCAGGACCGAGGAGGCTGCGGTGAGGAAGGTGACCGGCCGCCGTGCCGTGCGCGCGCTCACTCCCGGAGGTCCGCGGATCCGTCTGTACCGGCGCCAGCACATCGACCTTCTGCGCGTAGCCGGCGCGCTCTGTCGTCCCTGA
- a CDS encoding CbtA family protein, translating to MNSATVRTLLVRGMLAGLGAGLLALVAAYLLGEPRVDSAIALEEGHSHAHGGGHEVEVVSRGLQSTAGLATGVLLYGVAFGGIVALAFCFALGRVGRFGPRATAALLAGAGLLAVYVVPFLKYPANPPAVGDPDTIGKRTALYGLMMLLGVLLAVAAVILGKRLAPRLGNWYASVIAAAGFILAVGLAYAFLPAVNEVPAGFPGTLLWQFRLASLAIQVVLWTAFGLLFGHLAERHLDPLSRPVRSSAGSVPVSSG from the coding sequence ATGAATTCCGCCACCGTCAGAACCCTTCTGGTGCGCGGCATGCTGGCAGGTCTCGGAGCCGGGCTGCTCGCACTTGTCGCCGCGTACCTCCTCGGTGAACCCCGCGTCGATTCCGCGATCGCTCTTGAGGAGGGCCACTCCCACGCGCACGGGGGCGGGCACGAGGTCGAGGTCGTCAGCCGAGGCCTCCAGTCGACCGCAGGACTCGCCACGGGCGTCCTGCTCTACGGTGTCGCCTTCGGCGGCATCGTCGCTCTGGCCTTCTGTTTCGCGCTGGGCCGGGTCGGCCGCTTCGGCCCGAGGGCCACCGCCGCGCTGCTGGCCGGCGCGGGGCTGCTCGCGGTCTATGTCGTCCCGTTCCTGAAGTATCCGGCCAACCCCCCGGCCGTGGGTGATCCCGACACCATCGGCAAACGCACGGCGCTGTACGGGCTGATGATGCTGCTCGGGGTGTTGCTCGCGGTCGCGGCGGTCATCCTCGGCAAGCGGCTCGCTCCTCGGCTCGGCAATTGGTACGCCTCCGTGATCGCGGCCGCCGGCTTCATCCTGGCCGTGGGACTCGCCTACGCGTTCCTCCCTGCTGTGAACGAGGTCCCGGCCGGCTTCCCCGGCACTCTGCTGTGGCAGTTCCGACTGGCCTCCCTCGCGATCCAGGTCGTACTGTGGACCGCTTTCGGGCTGCTCTTCGGCCATCTCGCCGAGCGCCATCTGGACCCCTTGTCCCGGCCCGTCCGGTCGTCCGCGGGAAGCGTCCCGGTCTCGTCCGGCTGA
- a CDS encoding CbtB domain-containing protein has translation MAQSVAPPTTGADTPAALPIRAILPWAVFFGVLMLVLLYFVGAEQGATSVFSGTDVHEWVHDGRHLLGFPCH, from the coding sequence ATGGCGCAGTCCGTCGCTCCACCCACCACCGGCGCCGATACCCCCGCCGCTCTCCCCATCAGGGCCATCCTTCCCTGGGCTGTCTTCTTCGGTGTCCTGATGCTCGTCCTCCTCTACTTCGTGGGCGCCGAGCAGGGCGCGACGTCCGTCTTCTCCGGCACCGACGTGCACGAATGGGTCCACGACGGACGCCATCTGCTCGGCTTCCCCTGCCACTGA
- a CDS encoding histidine phosphatase family protein: MTVRVTLISPATSAATVRAGFADDDDPLTRAGRQAAARAADAVKGVGPALVSPVPRCRETAAELGLDATPTSELSGQSFGRWRGRSLAAVGEEDPAGVAAWLGDPHYAPPGGESLAALHERIEGWLRGLTAAAMGVTAVVEPEVVRSAVVAALELPMAAFWRLDVRPLAVTELSGRSGRWNLRTGRSLSD; the protein is encoded by the coding sequence ATGACAGTTCGGGTGACGCTGATCTCACCTGCGACGAGCGCGGCCACCGTGCGGGCCGGCTTCGCGGACGACGACGACCCGCTGACCCGCGCGGGACGTCAGGCGGCGGCGCGGGCGGCCGACGCGGTCAAAGGCGTGGGACCGGCCCTTGTCTCTCCCGTGCCACGCTGCCGCGAAACGGCCGCCGAGCTGGGGCTGGACGCGACGCCGACGTCCGAGCTCTCGGGACAGTCCTTCGGACGGTGGCGGGGGCGGTCGTTGGCGGCGGTGGGCGAGGAGGACCCGGCCGGCGTCGCCGCCTGGCTGGGGGACCCGCACTACGCGCCGCCCGGCGGAGAGTCCTTGGCGGCGCTGCACGAAAGGATCGAGGGGTGGCTGCGGGGTCTGACCGCCGCCGCCATGGGGGTGACCGCCGTCGTCGAGCCTGAAGTTGTACGGTCCGCTGTCGTGGCCGCGCTCGAACTGCCCATGGCTGCGTTCTGGCGGCTCGATGTACGGCCTCTCGCCGTCACCGAACTCAGTGGCCGTTCTGGGCGCTGGAACCTGCGCACAGGTCGATCACTTTCGGACTAA
- a CDS encoding GTP-binding protein, which translates to MGCEYSENREGAGFALKILVSGGVGAGKTTLVSALSGVRPPLRMSTEDPLGQVHGREEEGGGDRSATTALLSSSEFRTVRRRAARHPVRRPATPTVTLDFGRIVVRPGLSLQLFGAPGHARLRQLWDDLAQEALGAVVVVDPTCPAECLPAVEHVQERRIPFVLALNSRRHEAGYHPQDISRALDLRHAIPVLACDARLRIEAAEVLARLVEHAGHAHHERLSAPVR; encoded by the coding sequence ATGGGCTGCGAGTACTCCGAGAACCGCGAGGGAGCCGGCTTCGCGCTGAAGATCCTGGTGTCCGGTGGCGTCGGCGCGGGCAAGACCACACTGGTGTCCGCCCTCAGCGGGGTACGTCCACCACTGCGTATGAGTACGGAGGACCCCCTGGGGCAGGTCCACGGCCGAGAGGAGGAGGGCGGCGGCGACCGGAGCGCGACGACCGCGCTTCTCTCGTCGAGCGAGTTCCGGACGGTGCGAAGACGAGCGGCAAGACACCCCGTCCGCCGCCCGGCGACTCCCACCGTGACTCTTGACTTCGGCCGGATCGTCGTCCGGCCGGGGCTGTCACTCCAACTCTTCGGTGCCCCCGGACACGCGCGTCTACGGCAGCTCTGGGACGACCTGGCTCAGGAGGCGCTCGGCGCGGTCGTCGTGGTCGATCCCACATGTCCGGCCGAGTGCCTCCCCGCGGTGGAGCATGTCCAGGAGCGGCGAATCCCGTTCGTCCTGGCACTCAACAGCCGCCGTCACGAGGCGGGATACCACCCCCAGGACATCTCGCGAGCCTTGGACCTGCGCCACGCGATCCCGGTGCTCGCGTGCGACGCGCGCCTGCGAATCGAGGCGGCGGAGGTACTCGCGCGACTGGTCGAACACGCCGGGCACGCGCACCACGAACGGCTGTCCGCGCCCGTGCGGTGA
- a CDS encoding PPOX class F420-dependent oxidoreductase yields MAQKMTDEEWRAFVSKGTHTGKLSTVRADGSPHIAPIWFVLDGGDVVFNTGKETVKGRNLARDGRVALCVDDEEPPFAFVVLEGRAEISEEPEQLRHWATRIAARYMGEDRAEEFGARNAVPGELLVRMRVTKSVAIAGLAE; encoded by the coding sequence ATGGCACAGAAGATGACCGATGAGGAATGGCGTGCTTTCGTCTCGAAGGGCACGCACACCGGAAAGCTGTCGACCGTACGGGCTGACGGCAGCCCCCACATCGCCCCTATCTGGTTCGTTCTGGATGGCGGGGACGTGGTGTTCAACACGGGAAAGGAAACCGTCAAGGGCAGGAATCTGGCCCGTGACGGCCGGGTCGCGCTGTGCGTGGACGACGAGGAGCCGCCGTTCGCCTTCGTCGTACTGGAGGGCCGGGCCGAAATCAGTGAGGAGCCGGAGCAGTTGCGGCACTGGGCGACTCGCATCGCCGCACGCTACATGGGCGAGGACCGGGCCGAGGAGTTCGGGGCGCGTAACGCCGTTCCCGGTGAACTCCTCGTCCGGATGCGGGTGACCAAGTCCGTCGCCATCGCCGGGCTCGCCGAATGA